The following are encoded together in the Culex pipiens pallens isolate TS chromosome 1, TS_CPP_V2, whole genome shotgun sequence genome:
- the LOC128092468 gene encoding uncharacterized protein LOC128092468, whose protein sequence is MSTVTIDTHILYALLSKASNLGQAGKDLGLDVCTIWPRVDVPLNFVTQLKRCADDLSKIARENDEPGYLEIQRATFPYPPQGRDGRRSRTPYRVDHGRHESGRYQQFRNTRSESRGYELEDNFNAPGTKVYQRQQVVIDHSAEDGDKSDGSNNAAREQEADYDAATHPLTDICQLDRRKPRRILSGDSLSSTLVSNYVDLDDTFCLTLE, encoded by the coding sequence ATGTCGACCGTAACAATTGATACCCACATTCTTTACGCGTTGTTGTCGAAAGCTAGCAACTTGGGACAGGCTGGCAAAGACCTAGGCCTTGACGTATGTACGATTTGGCCAAGAGTCGACGTTCCTCTTAACTTTGTAACACAACTTAAGAGATGCGCGGACGACCTGTCCAAGATCGCACGAGAAAATGACGAACCTGGCTATTTGGAGATTCAACGGGCCACGTTCCCATACCCACCCCAAGGTAGGGACGGCCGTCGTAGCCGAACACCGTATCGTGTAGATCATGGTCGACATGAATCCGGACGATATCAACAATTCCGGAACACGCGCTCCGAAAGTCGGGGATATGAGCTGGAGGACAACTTCAACGCCCCTGGCACAAAAGTCTACCAGCGCCAGCAGGTCGTAATCGACCATAGCGCAGAGGACGGAGATAAAAGTGACGGTTCAAACAACGCTGCTCGTGAACAAGAAGCGGACTACGACGCGGCGACTCATCCGCTGACTGACATCTGCCAGCTTGATAGACGTAAACCACGCCGGATTTTGAGTGGAGATTCATTATCTTCAACCCTAGTTAGTAACTACGTAGACCTTGATGACACATTTTGTCTTACTCttgaataa
- the LOC120418362 gene encoding exonuclease 1 — MGITGLIPFLEKASRKCHLRDLRGQCVAIDSYCWLHKGAFACAEKLVRGEATDVHIQYCLKFVNLLLANEIKPILVFDGRHLPAKAGTEAKRRESRDSSKKRAAELLRMGKVEEAKSFLRRCVDITHSMALELIRECRKRNVDCVVAPYEADAQLAFLNKKGIAQVVITEDSDLMLFGCSKVLFKLDLTGSGLLIEREKLAVAMGCKEEKFTFDKFRYMCILSGCDYLDSLPGIGLAKAKKFVLTTEDTDIRRALGKIPAYLNMRQLQVSEEYKDNFLKADATFRHMVVYDPTERKQTRLNDPEEVGTDPELCCNAGTFLEDEIALQLALGNVDPFSMKQLDNFHPDDPECQPTGGKTSSWNQSSVTKHASVWKTNYVPRPAVLDIRQNFATQTSQKPKEFIKRPVPNPDFEEGEKNETIDDVLHAYGIKPKDDPPPLKRLCLTLSTDKRTKPVNFDEVEALEAMEALEASPSKTKRNPFVVNSTSSNRRSAPADQLLSPTKLTPETSSLLRNVSPVKRIEFKPTEKLSRFKRTVFANEGQKIISRFFSAGAASTSVSPKTAPTTPKKSSPLKQETNLYLMSPEAKLAHRGEQTPTKKRKSSERTEISDSPNPPCKVEPAVEQVDSGFVEEPESGFSSSQKENEDEQKGTSSRLALDFGRKEPSRFGRESASQNEDVGVVKMAEEDDDVVEIVETKEVKTELAVVSSQTMRSSAAEAKAGSSSQQKKNVACRRVGLAKGKAVKDTGPTQSKLSMFGFQKKSQLK; from the exons ATGGGAATTACCGGTCTAATTCCGTTCCTCGAGAAAGCTTCTCGGAAGTGTCACCTCCGGGATCTGCGCGGCCAATGTGTGGCCATAGATTCGTACTGTTGGCTCCACAAAGGTGCGTTCGCCTGCGCGGAGAAGCTGGTCCGCGGAGAGGCAACGGACGTCCACATCCAGTACTGTTTGAAGTTTGTGAATCTGCTGCTGGCCAATGAGATCAAGCCGATTTTGGTTTTTGATGGAAGGCACCTTCCGGCGAAGGCCGGCACGGAGGCCAAGCGGCGAGAGTCGCGGGACAGCTCGAAGAAGCGAGCTGCGGAGCTGTTGAGGATGGGCAAGGTTGAGGAAGCGAAGAGTTTCCTGAGGCGCTGCGTGGACATTACTCATTCGATGGCGTTGGAACTGATAAGGGAGTGCCGGAAGCGGAACGTGGATTGTGTTGTGGCTCCTTATGAGGCTGATGCACAGTTGGCGTTTTTAAACAAGAAGGGGATTGCGCAGGTTGTTATTACGGAAGATTCCGACTTGATGCTTTTTGGGTGCAGCAAAGTGCTGTTCAAGTTGGATCTGACCGGAAGTGGGCTGTTGATTGAGAGGGAGAAGCTAGCGGTGGCCATGGGATGCAAGGAGGAGAAGTTCACCTTTGACAAGTTCCGGTACATGTGCATTCTTTCGGGGTGTGACTATTTGGACTCACTTCCGGGGATTGGATTGGCCAAGGCGAAGAAGTTTGTATTGACAACGGAGGACACGGACATTCGAAGGGCGCTGGGCAAGATTCCGGCGTATCTGAACATGCGCCAGCTGCAGGTCTCGGAAGAGTATAAGGATAACTTCCTGAAGGCGGATGCCACCTTTCGTCACATGGTCGTTTACGATCCCACCGAGCGTAAGCAAACCCGGTTGAACGATCCGGAAGAAGTTGGGACTGATCCGGAGTTGTGCTGCAACGCTGGCACGTTTTTGGAGGATGAGATCGCGCTTCAGCTGGCGCTCGGCAACGTGGATCCGTTTAGCATGAAACAATTGGACAACTTTCATCCGGACGATCCGGAATGCCAACCTACCGGTGGTAAAACCTCCAGTTGGAACCAATCTTCCGTGACGAAGCACGCGAGCGTGTGGAAGACAAACTACGTGCCACGACCAGCGGTTCTGGACATTCGGCAGAACTTCGCCACCCAGACGTCGCAAAAACCAAAGGAATTCATCAAACGACCCGTCCCGAACCCGGACTTTGAGGAAGGGGAGAAGAACGAAACCATCGACGATGTGCTGCACGCGTACGGAATCAAACCGAAGGACGATCCGCCGCCGCTAAAGCGGCTTTGCCTGACGCTGTCTACCGATAAGCGGACGAAGCCGGTTAATTTTGACGAGGTGGAAGCGTTGGAAGCCATGGAAGCTCTGGAGGCCAGTCCAAGCAAGACGAAGCGAAATCCGTTTGTG GTCAATTCCACCTCTTCGAATCGACGCAGTGCGCCGGCAGACCAACTCCTTTCCCCAACCAAACTCACCCCGGAAACCAGTTCCTTGCTGCGCAACGTTAGCCCGGTCAAACGGATCGAGTTCAAACCAACCGAAAAGCTCAGCCGCTTCAAGCGCACCGTTTTCGCCAACGAAGGCCAAAAGATCATCAGTCGGTTCTTCTCGGCTGGCGCAGCCAGCACCAGCGTCAGTCCCAAAACCGCTCCCACAACCCCCAAAAAATCTTCCCCACTCAAACAGGAAACCAACCTGTACCTCATGTCCCCGGAGGCGAAACTCGCTCACCGGGGCGAACAAACGCCCACCAAAAAGCGCAAATCGTCGGAGCGCACGGAAATCTCCGACTCGCCGAATCCGCCGTGCAAGGTGGAACCCGCGGTCGAGCAGGTTGACAGTGGTTTCGTGGAGGAACCGGAGAGCGGGTTCAGCTCGTCGCAGAAGGAGAACGAGGACGAGCAGAAGGGCACCAGTTCCCGGTTGGCGCTCGATTTTGGTCGCAAGGAACCGAGCCGGTTTGGGCGGGAATCGGCGAGCCAAAATGAGGACGTTGGAGTGGTCAAGATGGCAGaggaggatgatgatgtggtgGAGATCGTAGAGACGAAAGAGGTAAAGACTGAATTAGCGGTGGTCAGTAGTCAGACGATGCGCAGCTCTGCTGCGGAAGCGAAGGCCGGAAGTAGCTCCCAGCAAAAGAAGAATGTCGCTTGTCGGCGAGTTGGGCTGGCGAAGGGAAAAGCCGTGAAGGACACAGGACCGACGCAGAGTAAACTTTCCATGTTTGGATTTCAGAAGAA ATCTCAACTAAAATAA